From Watersipora subatra chromosome 2, tzWatSuba1.1, whole genome shotgun sequence, one genomic window encodes:
- the LOC137387867 gene encoding LOW QUALITY PROTEIN: zinc finger protein 26-like (The sequence of the model RefSeq protein was modified relative to this genomic sequence to represent the inferred CDS: substituted 1 base at 1 genomic stop codon) translates to MKTSTGEEPFQCTTCSRRFTQRCTLTIHMRTHTGEKPFQCKICSRRFSQRNSLTIHIRTHTGKKPFQCKICSSSFAQCKTLTNHMRTHTGEKPFQCKICSSRFAQCNTLTTHIRTHTGEKPFQCKICSSSFAQCKTLTNHMRTHTGEKPFQCKICSSRFAQCNTLTTHIRTHTGEKPFQCKICSSSFTLRGSLTRHIKIHTGEKPFQCTTCSRTFTQRCTLTNHMRTHTGEKPFQCKICGSRFANRSSLTEHMRIHTGEXPFQCKICRSSFANRSSLTEHMRIHTGEKPFQCKICSSRFAHRSYLPIHMRTHTGDKPFQCKICSSRFAHRSSLTIHTRTHTGKKPFQCKVCSSRFAQRNSLTIHIRIHTGEKPFQCKICSSRFAERSNLTIHTRTHTGEKPFQCKVCSRSFANRSSLTEHMRIHTGEKPFQCKICSSRFSHRSYLPIHMRSHTGDKPFQCKICSSSFTLRGSLTRHMKIHNREKSF, encoded by the exons ATGAAGACTTCTACTGGAGAGGAGCCTTTTCAGTGTACAACGTGCAGTAGGAGGTTTACTCAACGCTGTACTCTAACAAttcacatgaggactcatactggagaaaagccATTCCAATGCAAGATTTGCAGTAGGAGGTTTTCTCAACGCAATAGTCTAACAATTCACATAAGGACTCATACTGGAAAAAAGCCGTTTCAATGCAAGATTTGCAGTAGCAGCTTTGCTCAATGCAAAACTTTAACAAAtcacatgaggactcatactgggGAAAAGCCATTTCAATGCAAGATTTGCAGTAGCAGGTTTGCTCAATGCAATACTCTAACAACTCACATaaggactcatactggagaaaagccATTTCAATGCAAGATTTGCAGTAGCAGCTTTGCTCAATGCAAAACTTTAACAAAtcacatgaggactcatactgggGAAAAGCCGTTTCAATGCAAGATTTGCAGTAGCAGGTTTGCTCAATGCAATACTCTAACAACTCACATaaggactcatactggagaaaagccATTTCAATGCAAGATTTGCAGTAGTAGTTTTACTTTGCGTGGAAGTCTAACAAGACATATAAAGATACA TACTGGAGAGAAGCCTTTTCAGTGTACAACGTGCAGTAGGACGTTTACTCAACGCTGTACTCTAACAAAtcacatgaggactcatactggagaaaagccATTTCAATGCAAGATTTGCGGTAGTAGGTTTGCTAACCGTAGTTCCCTAACAGAACACATGCGGATTCATACTGGAGAATAACCGTTCCAATGCAAGATTTGCAGAAGTAGCTTTGCTAACCGTAGTTCCCTAACAGAACACATGCGGattcatactggagaaaaaccgTTCCAATGCAAGATTTGCAGTAGCAGGTTTGCTCATCGTAGTTATCTACCAATCCATATGAGGACTCATACCGGTGATAAACCGTTCCAATGCAAGATTTGCAGTAGCAGGTTTGCTCATCGTAGTAGTCTAACAATTCACACAAGGACTCATACTGGAAAAAAGCCATTTCAATGCAAGGTTTGCAGTAGCAGGTTTGCTCAACGCAATTCCCTAACAATTCACATAAGGattcatactggagaaaagccATTTCAATGCAAGATTTGCAGTAGCAGGTTTGCTGAACGCAGTAATCTAACAATTCACACaaggactcatactggagaaaagccATTTCAATGCAAGGTTTGCAGTAGGAGCTTTGCTAACCGTAGTTCCCTAACAGAACACATGCGGattcatactggagaaaaaccgTTCCAATGCAAGATTTGCAGTAGCAGGTTTTCTCATCGTAGTTATCTACCAATCCATATGAGGTCTCATACTGGTGATAAACCATTCCAATGCAAGATTTGCAGTAGTAGTTTTACTTTGCGTGGAAGTCTAACAAGACATATGAAGATACACAATAGAGAGAAGTCATTTTAA